TATGTTTATTGCACAGTGTGAAGAACTCGAGCTATAGTCTGCCTTCCTACCACCCCTACAGTAACAGTTACGACTACTCAGACCAGAGCAGGCAGAGTGATCGCTCAGGCCTCTGTGGACTCTCCAACCTGGGAAACACCTGCTTCATGAACTCTGCTGTGCAGGTAAAACGCTGGCCTCCAGGGGGCTCTACACAGTTCTAAGAAGAAAGTTGTTGTAATTCTTTCCAAGTCGGCAAAGGTTGGAAATGTAGATGGGTTCATGCTAGCAGTCAGTGACAGCATGGTGGTTTGATCTCATGCAGAGCCTAAATTGACCCTCTTCTGATTATTGTCCTCTCATGCTTCTGCTCCTCCTTAGTGTTTAAGCAATATCCTTCCACTGACGGAGTTCTTCCTCAAAGACAAGTACACAGACGAGCTAAACGAGGACAACCCGCTGGGAATGAAAGGAGAGATCGCCAGGGCCTACGCTGAGCTTATCAAGCAGCTGTGGTCGGGCAAATACAGCTATGTCACCCCGAGGCCTTTCAAGGTGACTGCATGGAGACAAATACATGAGTATCTTTGAGTATTTCGTTATGTTAAGTtcaataacaataacacaatattattattttattcagaaaatTAGTTGTAAAATAGAGTAGCTGTTATCTTTCATATATCTGAAAAAGGATGTCTTTGCAATAAGTAATAGAAagatacaaaaacacaagtaGGAAACTAGACCATAATTTAAATAACCATAATAGAATAACCAGCGCATAATCCTACAGATAAACAAAAGTCTTGCATGAAACTGTGGGGGATGAATCACTAAATGTGTGGAgctaacatttaaaaagacacaaaaactaaCAGGCTACACTAGGAAGTGTGTTATATTTTTGGAAATATAGAATTATTTAATCTTACGGTTGTCTAATATTGGGGGGAAATCCTCTGAGCTTTTCAttcttccttttgtttttgtcatttttttttttttttcaatctgtcTACATGTTGTTATCCTCCAGACCCAGGTGGGCCGCTTCGCCCCCCAGTTCTCAGGCTACCAGCAGCAGGACTCCCACGAGCTGTTGGCCTTTCTCTTGGACGGCCTTCACGAGGACTTCAACCGCATCAGGAAGAAGCCCTACATCCAGCTCAAGGACGCCAACGGCAGACCCGATAAGGTCATGATCAGGACTTTTGGAAAATACCCcacaaaaatgtgttaaatcatCTCCAGATCTGAAAGTGCTGTGACTTTGTGCCAAAGTTTTGATCAGTCCCTGTAAaagatatgaataaaaatgtcgTCATGTTTTTGCATCCGCGCCAgcaacagccagtggccagatGTATTGCGCTTTCGGGTTTTCCGTCAGTCCCATTCTCGTGAACACGTAATCTCAACAAATGCCTTGAGGGAAGTCgtattcacttagactcaaggatgatctgatttgattttggtggtcaaggtcacggtgacctcacaaagcacatttttgtcTTGTGAATGCGATAAATCCGAAACGCCTCGagggaattctttcacatttggcacaaacattcactggaACTTGGCTTTCATTTTGGTAGCCAATGGTCAATGGTGAAGGTCACAATGGtctcacaaagtatgtttatggtTTTCGTGGATATTATATCTTAAGATaagcttgagggaatgtcttaaaatttggtacaaacattcactcaaagatgaatgaatttgatttttgtgcctggaggtcaaaagtcacagtgacctcacgtccctgtgaatgtgatatattgGGACTGTCagtagggaatttcattacatctggcacaattcacttggactcactgattggattttggttgtcaaatgtcaaggtcacagtggcctcaaaaATGTGGCATACAACCGTAGTGCAGTCATTCTAGTTATACAAGTTAATAATCTCCATTTAAAGATCATTAATATTTGATGTgcttattgttattaataactTAGTTAGTCCGCTCACCTTCTCATACATTGATTCTTCAAGCATTCAGATATTCTCTGCTAGAAAATATCCCTTCTCAACAGTTTCCATTTTGGATgcaagttttttatttcaattgttAATGGTTTTCCAGTTTTGAGGTCTCTTGTAAAAGCAGGTTTGTGTTGTGCGCTCTCTTCCAGGTCGTGGCAGAGGAAGCATGGGAGAACCACATCAAGCGAAACAACTCCATCATCGTGGATATCTTCCACGGCCTTTTCAAGTCAACTCTGGTGTGTCCTGTGTGCTCCAAAGTGTCTGTGACCTTCGATCCTTTCTGCTACTTGACCCTGCCCCTTCCCATGAAGAAGGAGCGGACGCTGGAGGTCTATCTAGTCAGACTGGACGCTCTGGCCAAACCCACACaagtaaaatgcaaacacacgtCAGTGTTGTATCATAACATAATGATCTCATGTGAAGACAGTTGGGAGTAAAGcccttgtgtttctgtttcagtaCAAGCTGACTGTGCCGAAGGTGGGCTACATCTCTGATCTGTGTACCTCCCTCTCCAGCCTGTCTGGGGTTCCTGCTGAGAAGGTATAATCATCGCAGTCAGCTCAGCTCCGCTCTAACCCTGTATTAGCCATTACATTCTAATGCTGAACATCTGCTTGGACAGCACAAAACAGTCCTTTCCCTTTTAAACTGACCCTGCCCAACTGACCCCAGCAGTGAGTGGAGAAAATGTTTAACCCATTTCCttttaaatgaatcaaaagaaaagaatctgGATTAAAATGTGTATACAGGTACAATTAATAATCTAAGGGCTAGGTTCATATGCCAGTTTAGGTttctgactttttctttcttcactcaTTGTATTTCTATACGTCTCTAATCCTCCAGATGATTGTAACGGACATCTACAACCACCGTTTCCACCGTATCTTTGCCACCAACGAGAACCTCAGCAGCATCATGGAGAGAGACGATATCTACGTGTGAGTGTTGAGCATGGCTGACAAGAAAACTCTttcatcaaagtttgattacgACAACAGCATTATTTACATTCAGATTACAAACAGAGTCCTTTCATGTGAAGTCTATGGCCTTTGTTTACCATATTTGAGCACTAATTGTAACTAATTCATGGTACAATTTCAGATATTTCGCATTAATTCTGGCTGATCTTCAACGTAATGTTTACTGGGCAAAGTTAAACATATTAAACACATTCCagttttttacatatttaagatATTGCTTCCATGTCTCTTTGCTACAAATTTACAAACCCACTTTAGCTTGaattcatccacacacatcttCACCTCTACCCTCAGCCATTGCCTTTGTCACTTCATTGTCTAAATTCTGTTGACAGGACATTATCATCCAGGGaaagtgtttttgtaaaatCCTTAGTTACTCAAAAAAACTCAACCACAGAACAAACAGGTCAAACACCATATGTACTAAACTTAAATAATTCTGTCTCATCAATCAGCTTCAGTTTTGATATGAAGATATAAGTTCTTAGTAATATCTAATAGATGTGACTgaagaaaattaacaaaataaaatagatgcCAGTCCAACTGTTTAAATtgctttattttcaaaaaatataaatatagtagAAACAGGTTTCAACATTCACATCTGCTGCTGACTTCTCCAGTGTGACTTCAAAACAGACCTCACATGTGTTTGCAGGTTTGAAGTTGCGGTGAACAGGGTGGAGGACACAGACCACGTAGTGATCCCGGTGCACCTGAGGGAGAAGTACAAACAGTCGGGCTACAACCACACCAGCACGCCGCTGTTCGGACAGCCCTTCCTCATCGCTGTACCCAGAACCCTCAGTGAAGACAAACTCTACAACATGCTGCTCCTGCGCCTCTGGTAGGTCCACGAACTTGACAcaaatgcttgtgtgttttgatgatgCCCACAAAACATTCTTGTGAGAAAgttgttgtaaataaaaatgtaaacattccTTTTGCAGCCGGTTTGTGCGACCTGCTgtagaggaggatgaggaggattgTGAAGAGACACAGCCACCCAAACAACACACTGTCAATGGTAACGCCACTAATGGACTCCTGGAGGAAGGGTCACCAAGTGAGTGCTTTTTGTGTTGAGGGTCACGCATGCAAATGTATCAATGGTGAATCTTTGCCTCGCGTTTGCTTCCAGTTTGTCAGAGTGGCTTTGTGTGGAGTTCTACTTTGGTGAACTTCGACCTGCGATATTCGCTTTGTATTCGTGTATGTGGGACCTTCCCTTTATTTTTCCTggcttgatttaatttgctATGTTGTCCTGCAGGCGAGATGGAGACTGACGAGCAAGACGACGAGTCCAGCCAGGATCAGGAGCTGCCTTCCGAGAACGACAACAGCCAATCGGAGGACTCCGTGGGAGGGGACAACGAACTGGAGAACGGCGTGGTCGCCCCGCAGAACTCCACCAAAGGCCAGCCGACGGCCGAGCACAACAGAAAGAGACTTTTTACATTCCAGTTCAATAACATGGGCAAAACTGACTTTTCACTCATCAAGGAGGACACCAGGCAGATCCGCTTCGACGAGGGACACCTCAGACTCAGCGGTACGAAGCGGGGAGAAGAAAATAATCCACCCAAAATATTACCAATTTAGAATTCAAGCATGGTATATTAAGGTTCATCATTCAGTACCCAAGGgctataaacatatttaaaaaattattgaatacattttccaaTTTATTCACAAGAGTCATTTTCGAAGCACCAGAGTAAATTATCCTGCAGTTAGATCCTAACAATGGTTTTAAAGAGTGTAGGGTCAAATTCAACAGTGACTCATCTGATTTGTCATCTCTTCACCTTTTTACAGACCGCTCTTATCTCTCTTTGGACTGGGAACCAGAGATCAAGAAAAAGTACTTTGACGAGACCGTTGTCGAGGTAACACCAATATCAGACTCTTTTGTCATTATCAGACCCAGAAATCTTGTATTACAGCATTAGTGTATCAGAGGAGCTGAATCACTTTATAGCACGTAGACTGTTAGTGTAGAGGAAAAGCAGTCTGCTGTCACGTAATGAAATATGGCAGCTTGACCCAGACAGGAGCAACAGGGAGTCATGGTGACAAGCTTGAGCGTCTTGTAGTGAAAAGGTCAGACGTTTGGTGTCCGCTGCAGCTACTGCTTCCTTAAGAAAAGCTTTCAATGTCCAAGACACATTACACAAGTTTATACACAACATATCGTGTGTAAAACAGCTTTAATTAGAAATACGTGGTCACACACTTGATGAGAATTTATAGGCCTTCGTTTTAACATCAGGAATTGTATAATACTAATATAAGGCCTCTCTGTGGTGAAGTGTTAGcagtttttattctatttttgtaCAAGGACGTCATCTATGTCCAAAGACACAGCGCTGATACAAGTAGTTTCCTTAcagttctgtttgtgtgtgtgtgtgtgtgtgtgtgtgtgtgtgtgtgtgtgtgtgtgtgtgtgtgtgtgtgtgtgtgtgtgtgtgtgtgtgtgtgtgtgtgtgtgtgtgtgtgtgtgtgtgtgtgtgtgtgtgtgtgtgtgtgtgtgtgtgtgggtgggcaGGACTTTGACAAGCACAAGAGCATGGAGTACAAGCCCCAGAAGAAGGCATTCTTCAAGCTGAAGGACTGCATTGAGTTGTTcaccacaaaagaaaaactgggaGCAGAGGACCCGTGGTGAGAAACACACGCCACACTTTTGAAAACACAAGTTACAGGCATGTGGCAACACCAGCGTCTGATCGAATTCTGCATTATGACGCTTTTCTTAAACCGTGTCCACTTTCGCAGGTACTGTCCAAACTGTAAGCAGCACCAACAGGCCACTAAGAAGCTGGACCTGTGGTCTCTGCCGCCAGTGCTGGTGGTCCATCTGAAACGCTTCTCCTACAGCCGCTACATGAGGGACAAACTGGACTCCCTTGTTGACTTTCCACTGAggtacacatacacaaacaaacatgctctTTCATCCCCACTTCTGTTTGTGGCCTTATTAAGTCTCTGGACCAAGTCGTGCGTGAGTTGCCGTGTCCGGGggagacacagaagaagagttACAAGTTCCACAGACTCGCtgcaaatcaaatgtttggCAACACTTTAGATTTTCCAAGAGAGAAGgacaattttaaatatatataatttaaatgacGAAAGGGGAAACACGTGTGAACATCGTTGAGCCATTTAAACGGTGGAGAGACCACTAGAGGCAggctttcagacacgcactgagcTCCACGgtctctctgtattttctccggaggagatgcatgtgtgaacacaaatgtccttGTGAGACACACCGcagtttctttctctgcctgacccgagtataaagtctgtagaaatccaggagaattcgatgtgtgaacacagcagaggaaccACCGCTCGATtcactgtgagtgagtggggggatTGATAATGCTTCTAACACGCGATAGAcgcaaaagggaaaaaacaaagtgaaaaagcagaaacacacacgtagaagacaccgtCAAAAACCGACACCGGTCTCTGTGTGTTAAGAAAATCTCGTGATCTACACAGCAGAGTTAatgcgtcacttcctgcctctgcctgctgcacccggctgctccacctctcgcctgaataatgcgaaggatttgttgctgttgtgaacgcgtctgtgcagagaacctcctaCTGTGTTGTGCATATatgaaaagcaaactgcgggtaaactccgtagccaattctccagattttacccgcaggtctTGTCTGATAACGGCGTAAGAGTTGTCTCCGGACTGTGGGCTGCGGTGACCTGACGCCGGTACGTAAAATTCACCGAGCAGGCAGCAGCCAGTCACGAACACCAGTGGTGCGGCAGTCATGGGAGggggtgtatttgttttcaagtATCAACAGTCGTTCCTCAGAATTACTAACTCGCCCTTGAAGAAGAACCATATTGATTGCGTCGCATCATATCGCATTGAATCACAACTCATGTCATATTGTACTGTGTAGTCAGGATGAATTGTACAGTATCAGATAAGTAGTTTCTACGTATGTATCTATAATGTATTGGATCGTTGGCATAGCTGCTGTGCTGAGGAGTGCTGGACATTTATATAATTCCTCCTTTTTAGAAAAAATGTTATGCACATGACAACCTTTCTGCGTTTTTTCCTTTAGCGATCTGGACATGTCTGAGTTCCTGATCAACCCCAACTCTGGGCCGTGTCGCTACGACCTCATTGCTGTGTCCAACCACTATGGCGGAATGGGAGGAGGCCACTGTAAgattcacaaacacaatttatcACAGTCACTGAAATACCGTCtttcaaaatgttctcactTGTCAATGGATACGCTTTTCAGAGtaaaagtttgtgtgtgtcacattgatTCTCCATACACAACTTAATCATGGTTGTGTTGATGAAATGTGTCAGCACTTTATAACACAATAAACCAGTGTGAGTATATAAAAGTGCAGTTATGAAGAGGAAAACCTGTTTAACAGTCTTGTACTGTGTTTAATATTGTATTCTTCTCTTGGTCCTGCTCAGACACTGCTTACGCGAAGAACAAAGACGACGGAAAGTGGTACAACTTTGATGACAGCAGCGTGTCTCCTGCCAACGATGATCAAATAGTGGTGAGTGTCCCCATTTTGTAAAGCCAGGCAGCCGTCCCACTGTACTTTCATCAAAAACCAATTCACTGGAAACAGACcagaacatttcatttcatcaaagtAATGTACTTCTAAGGCTGTGACGAATTGGGATGAATTAGTATTATCTCAAAGATTTCCAACTGTGCTCAAAAAGCATCAATACGTTGCTGAGGACCCTGATTTCCGTGGTCATAGGTATTTTGTTGCTCTTACGGTCGTTCACATGTGCAGTAATTGTTAGTAAAGTGACAGTGAAGTCGGAGAAAGTTTGGaaagtcttttaaaatattccaggaaaaacaaaacaactacatCATCATCAGACTCCAGCTTAATTTGAATTAATAGTTTTGAAGTGTTTAAAAACTGGAACTCAATTTTGTGAATTATCTGCAGTATAGCTgagtaatttgtgtgtgtgtgtttctagtCCAAAGCAGGCTACGTGCTGTTCTACCAGCGGCAGGACACGGTGAAAGGCACCGGCTACTTCCCTCTCGACcgcgaggaggaggacgaggaggaggaagaggagggagaggaggagaacgagAACGAGAACgagaatgagaatgagaatgaaaatgaaaatgagaatgagaatgagaatgaaaatgaggacgaggagagaagggaaaagaAGAAGCCCGCCTCCTCCACTCAGGCCGCGGCATCCGCCACTGCCGCCTGTGCTCAGAATGACGAGGAGGACCTGAACGAGAACCGGCGCAGGAAGAACGACaacgagcagcaggaggacgaggaggaggaagacgaggaggaagacgaagaggaaCAGACGCCCACTCGAGATGTCACCATGAAAAACAACTGAAGTGGATGCAGAAGATGCGGATAAATGGAGAGAGAAACTGGGATCTTTCCATCCAAAGCCATATGGACAGCACAGCATGGCAGCGGGCGCCACCAGTCCCACCCAGCGGCTCGGACTCGGCCGCTCCACAGGCGGAGCCACTGCGGCGAAGACGCCTTTTTAGGTCAGGGAGCTGCCGCGGTACACAAATCTACTAACTACGAAATCAGGGCCCTCCTCTGTGGTTGTATCacggtgtgcgtgtgtgtgtgcgtgtgtgtgtgcatgtgtgtgtgtgtcgccacGTCCATTTGTCTAGGATTTGCTTACTGAACGACACCAgggattgatttttttattattattatttaatttttttcgaGGCTTCACAGTACGTTAGTGTAGCACTTTAAATCatcctctgctgtttgtgttctgttctaattttatatatttttgagaGCAATGCATTGTTGGCATATCATTTTTAGTATCATTcagatattttgtaaatattttaaacactGAAACGTTTTTGAACTTGCACAATCACCAACCATCCACTTTGGgtttttttatgtattattgCCACGCACACTGCAGATGTTTAACAGTGAAGTCGTCTCTTCAAGGTTTTCCTCACATAAAATGCTTAGGAAGCTCCTTTAGTGATTCAGTGGTGAGACGCGTCTGCAGTGTAGACTTAAAGGTTCgatgtgtaagatttaggtgaaagggatctattggtagaaattgaatatatatataatcctagtgatattttcactagtgtgtttcatctaaattgtacgaattgttgttttctttaccctagaatgagccctttacatttaaatactttatatttacattgtgagcaagtcctctctacggaggctgccatgttgtttacagtagcccagactggacaaactaaacaccttttgagtttttatgacaactgaaggcttccacaggttctctttcatgtttggaaggggagggtgaggtgagtagtattcagctgcaacatgcaacttcaccattagatgtcactaaattctacacactgaacctttaacatatACAAGTGATGTGTGATTTTAAAGTGTCACACAGCCAAACTGTCCGAGCTTtgtgctactgctgctgcttctatGATCTCGCTTTTTTAGTATTTAGTAAACTGGCACCAAACTTAGTGATTTAAGGTCCTGCTTCTGCTGTCTCTCAATCTTGGCTCCTCTGATAATGTATTTCTGAAATCATAGAAATACAGAAGGATCAGTATAGTGTCCAGCTAGCTTTGCAGAATAACCAAACAGATTCTATTTGTGCAATGTTTTAGAATTTCCTGGTGTTCAAATTTCTGTCTTAATGAACTCGGCAATTGCAACAGAGACCCTGTTCgggtattaacatctgtcctgagtcaGCGCTAAGTTCTGGGCTAAACCCAAAAGCTGATCAATCAGACCACAATTGGGAAGTGGTCACAttctttttgctgtgtgaacGTAAGTGTGACCTGGGCCTCCTACTCAGCTGGCGTCCTCTAACACACTTCAgcgctacagtttcacaatgaatcaaaagtATTGTAACCATAAATTGATTAGTTTGTCGTCACAGACACACGGCAGAATATCAACtcaacacagaccaacacataATGATTtctatttccatttttctttttcaaatgaatgaaatctATCTTCATAGTAGATCTGTGCAGagcccctcctgactccgcTCGCATCTATCAACTCATACTGAACTCAAATCTGGTCTctacaaacttaaaaaaacaaatatttatttgctTACATGGGATCCGACCACAGGAAATCCATTCAGGATGAAATCCATTCAGGATACATTTTATGCCATAGACAGACTAAGAGCTGACTACTTGTGATCaaatctctcaggacagatgttaataccagaaCTGAACGGGCCTTATATTTGTTGTCTGGTTAGCTGGCAGACACGAATCGTCCTGTCACCTCTGCCCCTGTAACTTTGTAGGTGGTGTTTAATGCTTTACCGTGGCTCTGCACTCTTTTAACTTCTTCATATTGGAGGCGCTGTGAGATTGGGAACATGGGTGATATCGCCGACATCAGATGCATCATCTCTTGTTTGGATCACCTCGGCCTTAACTCTTGATCTCAGACCAGTCGCCTTTTCTTTGCACATCACTGTCACACCGTCTCCATTACACCGCATACACCAACGCTTCAGTACGAATGTCCACATTTGCTTGTTATATCGCAGCCACGACAtctcagttattttttttacacccaCAAGAGGGCCAGAATGTATGCTGAATGGAATGAACACTGACCAGATGTATGTGGTTGATGCCTTCTGATTCTTTATAGGGCCAGGTctgttatgttttttgttttttttcttctttgtttttatggcTCCCTTTCTTGGTTTGGTTGAATGGGATGGTAATGGATTTCCTCACCTTTGATACTCGCTGTATGAATTCATGGGTACTGCTGAATGCGTCCCCTTCCAGAAGGGTGGGGAGAAGACAAATGCTTCTGTGTGGGCCTGAGCTCTGAGGATGGGTGAGGGAGAGGGGACATAATCTGAGAACTGTGGGGGTGAGTCTGTCCGAAAGACCGATCAGCTTTTTCGGGATCATGATACAGTGAAATTATTTTGTGGCAGATTGTCGCAGGATATTCCTCCATCGATGTAACCCTATTCTCCATGGtggagtgtttgttttctttttctacctGTTCTTTCCATTGTAAACAGCATTAGCGTACCTGTACGCCTCAGAATATTACATGTGTACCATGCCTTTACCAGCGTCTCCGCGCTTCGCCGCCACGCCGCTGCCTTGCCTTTCGGGGCGACTCACCCCCTTTCCTGACTGAGTGAGATGTGATTGCTACTATAGGCTTATACAATACTGTACATAAGAGTTCACTCTGTGAGTGCACATttgataaagtttatttatttatatgtaagCATTTAATAATAAACAGACAATATATTTAAAACCTTGGCAAGAAGTGAAGTGTCGGGTGGGCGGGGGAAATGTGGCTTCAGTCCTCACCAACGCGCCAGTTTGCAAAATCTTGCCTGCGCTCTTGTCAGGGAGGGaatatttttaagaaaaaaaggatGCGTCTGTTGTTTTGGgaattttttgtaaaaaaaataagataaaataatcaaGACATCCTTGCATGATGACATAATGAGGGTTTCCAGGTTTGGCTGCACTTGAGTTCACTTgggtttacatttgaaatgtgcatgtgtatttatacacaaTCTTCAATAAAGTTGTGTAAAGCTTCTTGTGCGTTCTGTGGTGTATGTGATGTGTCTCATTGTTCATAAATAATGGAGGATACACAAGTTGTCTCCTCAACTCATGGTTAACATAAAGGGAAATCTTTTGCATTATATCCAAACTGGATGATCAGTGTCAAagctgttgtgtagtttgttttcatcattatcATGAGAAGCAGCCCACATTTCACTTGTaatactttaaataataaagaattaaaagcTTTTAATCATCTCAactatataaatgttttatttttcaggaatGTAAATTAGTTTTGTAGTTTGAGCTTCTCATCTTCCCCACCCTGTCCCACGGAGACAGGCATTCAATCCACTTcagttatatttgttttttttatttgtatagcacaaaaacacaacatggattTACTCAAGACACTTCAGTTAATAAGGTggaaaaacccaacagttcccacaatgagacAGTTCCCACAATGGAAGTGGACTCGAAGACAAAAGAGCAGAAACGGGGAGAGACAGGAgccaaagaggaagaaaatgcaAGGAAGTTGTGATAATTTTTGCATTATCACACCTTAACATCCTTTGTTTGATCTATTTGCATTGACACCATTAATCACCTGTTATTATCCACTATGTGTCAATATGTGTTAAGTATTCATGTCATTGTTATTCACAGGGctcaattatttaatttttactcTGGGTGTTCCTGTCGGATCATGGTAGGGGCTCTCTCCAGTATTAGCAATACCAGTCGGGCAGGAGAGGAGATGTCCCTGGCATGTGCCTGGATCCCACTCTGCCCACCTCAGCTAAATCCACCTCAACAGAGTTGCATTATATTGGCCCCCatgagaaccaatcagattTCAAATGAGGTCAAATCAGAGAAAAGAAGCAATCCAGTAATACTAAGACAGAGATTCCACTTGATTCTTCTACATAAAAGATGATGGtttcacagatttcttttgTCTGCCCGGACAGTCTCTGGTTTATCTCGGTTGCTGTCTGACAGGactgaataaaaatgtgcaATGGACTTTGGATTACTCCATTGGCTTTTCTATGAGTGCCTCTTTATGACTTCAGTAAGCTCTGAAACAACAGTGTTTTGAACACAGTTCTTTACCTCCTGTCCCAACCCAGGGTCATTTTGACCTTCCACAAAGTATAGGGATCGGTTGTTGGGTGCATGGTTGTTTGGAGACTTCAACTTCTTTGGTTTCCTCAATCCCAGAAGGTTTCTGGTTCTCTTCCAGAGTGAAGGATCCAGTGCATGATGCTCCTGAAACTCCTCCTTGAGTGAGAGCTGAACATTGAGTTTAGTTGTCAGCTCCTCCACCTTTCTCTGCATAAACATTTCCTTCTTAGCAGCCTCTTCATGCAGGAGTCTTGTCTGCTCCTCCATCTTTTGACGGGGAGCTTCCTGCTCAGCCATGAAGTTTTGCATCAAAAGCTTGTCCTCTGCACGAGACTTAATTTCTTTCTCAAGTTCACGCTTAAGGTCGTCGACCTCCTGTCTCGCTGTGAGGATTTGATCTTCATACCTTTTGCTGATCTCTTGGTTTGAAGCTCTCAGTCTATCCAGTTCTTCTTGGAGAACCTGGTTTTTCTCCTTCTTATCCTGTAGCGCTATGGTGAACTTATGATCGCTGATCATATGAGCCACCTTTAACTCCTCATAATCGTTGTGGaggtctttcttcttcttctgcttgaTGGTGTTGTTGACTTGAGAGGCAATACTGGTCGTGCTGAGGGTTTCAGGTTTGCTGTACTTCTGCAGCCTCTCGAGgtcttgtcttgtttgtttttccctgttGATATACATTTCTTTCAGGGATTTCTGTCTTTCCAGCTTTTGGCTGTTCTCAAGCAGCTCCTGCTGAAGCTGGATTCTCCAGTTTCGTTCCATTTGAGTGTTGGCCCTCTCCCGACCCAG
The sequence above is a segment of the Hippoglossus stenolepis isolate QCI-W04-F060 chromosome 22, HSTE1.2, whole genome shotgun sequence genome. Coding sequences within it:
- the LOC118101821 gene encoding ubiquitin carboxyl-terminal hydrolase 15 isoform X2, translated to MAEGGAADLDTQRGEVLALLKTQLRKGDTWYLVDSHWFKQWKRYVGFDSWDKYQMGDQNVYPGPVDNAGLLRDGDVLAIKENLIDELDYILVPTEGWNKLVSWYALTDGQEPIARKVVEQGMFVKHCKVEVYLTELKLCNDSNIDNVITRRFSKADTIDMIEKEMRKLFSIPDEQETRLWNRYMSNTFEPLNKPDSTIQDAGLYQGQVLVIEQKNEDGSWPRGSTAPKSSGASNLSALPKISPSSLTNNHNSTFNSRNNSYDYSDQSRQSDRSGLCGLSNLGNTCFMNSAVQCLSNILPLTEFFLKDKYTDELNEDNPLGMKGEIARAYAELIKQLWSGKYSYVTPRPFKTQVGRFAPQFSGYQQQDSHELLAFLLDGLHEDFNRIRKKPYIQLKDANGRPDKVVAEEAWENHIKRNNSIIVDIFHGLFKSTLVCPVCSKVSVTFDPFCYLTLPLPMKKERTLEVYLVRLDALAKPTQYKLTVPKVGYISDLCTSLSSLSGVPAEKMIVTDIYNHRFHRIFATNENLSSIMERDDIYVFEVAVNRVEDTDHVVIPVHLREKYKQSGYNHTSTPLFGQPFLIAVPRTLSEDKLYNMLLLRLCRFVRPAVEEDEEDCEETQPPKQHTVNGNATNGLLEEGSPSEMETDEQDDESSQDQELPSENDNSQSEDSVGGDNELENGVVAPQNSTKGQPTAEHNRKRLFTFQFNNMGKTDFSLIKEDTRQIRFDEGHLRLSDRSYLSLDWEPEIKKKYFDETVVEDFDKHKSMEYKPQKKAFFKLKDCIELFTTKEKLGAEDPWYCPNCKQHQQATKKLDLWSLPPVLVVHLKRFSYSRYMRDKLDSLVDFPLSDLDMSEFLINPNSGPCRYDLIAVSNHYGGMGGGHYTAYAKNKDDGKWYNFDDSSVSPANDDQIVSKAGYVLFYQRQDTVKGTGYFPLDREEEDEEEEEEGEEENENENENENENENENENENENENEDEERREKKKPASSTQAAASATAACAQNDEEDLNENRRRKNDNEQQEDEEEEDEEEDEEEQTPTRDVTMKNN
- the LOC118101821 gene encoding ubiquitin carboxyl-terminal hydrolase 15 isoform X4 — protein: MAEGGAADLDTQRGEVLALLKTQLRKGDTWYLVDSHWFKQWKRYVGFDSWDKYQMGDQNVYPGPVDNAGLLRDGDVLAIKENLIDELDYILVPTEGWNKLVSWYALTDGQEPIARKVVEQGMFVKHCKVEVYLTELKLCNDSNIDNVITRRFSKADTIDMIEKEMRKLFSIPDEQETRLWNRYMSNTFEPLNKPDSTIQDAGLYQGQVLVIEQKNEDGSWPRGSTAPNNSYDYSDQSRQSDRSGLCGLSNLGNTCFMNSAVQCLSNILPLTEFFLKDKYTDELNEDNPLGMKGEIARAYAELIKQLWSGKYSYVTPRPFKTQVGRFAPQFSGYQQQDSHELLAFLLDGLHEDFNRIRKKPYIQLKDANGRPDKVVAEEAWENHIKRNNSIIVDIFHGLFKSTLVCPVCSKVSVTFDPFCYLTLPLPMKKERTLEVYLVRLDALAKPTQYKLTVPKVGYISDLCTSLSSLSGVPAEKMIVTDIYNHRFHRIFATNENLSSIMERDDIYVFEVAVNRVEDTDHVVIPVHLREKYKQSGYNHTSTPLFGQPFLIAVPRTLSEDKLYNMLLLRLCRFVRPAVEEDEEDCEETQPPKQHTVNGNATNGLLEEGSPSEMETDEQDDESSQDQELPSENDNSQSEDSVGGDNELENGVVAPQNSTKGQPTAEHNRKRLFTFQFNNMGKTDFSLIKEDTRQIRFDEGHLRLSDRSYLSLDWEPEIKKKYFDETVVEDFDKHKSMEYKPQKKAFFKLKDCIELFTTKEKLGAEDPWYCPNCKQHQQATKKLDLWSLPPVLVVHLKRFSYSRYMRDKLDSLVDFPLSDLDMSEFLINPNSGPCRYDLIAVSNHYGGMGGGHYTAYAKNKDDGKWYNFDDSSVSPANDDQIVSKAGYVLFYQRQDTVKGTGYFPLDREEEDEEEEEEGEEENENENENENENENENENENENENEDEERREKKKPASSTQAAASATAACAQNDEEDLNENRRRKNDNEQQEDEEEEDEEEDEEEQTPTRDVTMKNN